CCAGTTCGCAAGATTTCCAGCATGAAACATCCATCCAGAATCATGAGTTGCAGGAATTGGGCGGAAATCCTCTCATGATCTTCTTCTACCTGTTGTTGCCAGCTGCAGCCCGGGAGCGTTGTTGTATCGTAGGCGTCTTTTAGATCTTGCACCAGGGGCTCCAGAGCGTGAAGGTAATGCTCCAGTGGTTTTCCTGACCTTCTAAGGAACCGAACCAATGCCCTGTGCTTGTGCACCTCCATAGCCTTTAAATGTTCCTCGCCGTGATGATAAGGCCCAAAAGAGACCGCCTGTGGCTTGTATGCTTTCTTGTTTACGTCGGTGAAGGACGCAGGGATTCGATAGATGGACCGCTTCTTCCACTGCTCCATTTCCGCAATAACATCTGAATCTCTGCGTCTTGCCGCTTCATTGTTTATCTTTATCacccaatcttcatcttctgcaGATGAcgacataacatatatatatgctcaatcgctttaattaattaatttcttagcTTGCTAGCTTGGATCGGAGTACTGTACGTACCTAGCTAGCTACTTCAATTCCTTCAACTGATTACTGATGCAATTCCAATTAGCTcgctctattatatatatagttaaaggCCGGCAACGCGCGCACATGCCTCATGTATTATTGTATAGTAGCTAGCACCAGATCAGATCAGTACCACCCAAGTTATTCCTAACGTAACTATATTGCCTAATCCCCATTCACGCACTATTGGCTGCTGGGGTTCTGATCTCATCAAATTAAAGCTACACACGAATTTATTCCTCTGGGATCGGAAATGGCCAAAACACGTTAGCTCCACcctcctttaatttttttcttctatatgggtgaattttttttttagtactattgatcATATTATAAGatagtatttgttttatattcttttttgtACCCAAAGAATCAATACTCCACAACCGGTTCGATCCTGTGACTTTCCATCAACAAAAGCCGGTGAAACTTTAATGCATTATATTGCatgtacttaattaattaattgtaaatttgtataatatatatcattaatgCCGACCCTGCGCCCTTTTGTGATCATTActgcatttaatttatttcatttttctaaatGAGCTAGtaatttaaagtttataaacaaattaaaaattgagaaaGTGCATTTATATTCCTTTCTTGCATTGCGACGGGAGACCAATGCAAGTTtagtttacttttaatttgttacttCATTCTATATCCTTCTGCGAACATgctttactattttattttaaaacaaaattaaattatgtattCCTTTCTTgggccaatgaccttgtggtagTGGAGTCAAATTACTCTatcatatgggaggttgtggccATGtggtattgactttttgtgattcagtaggttgaaagagtagttatgaacagatactgcattattGTAACGGAGACAATACTActcaacaaatatatatttattcatttttcctaaatttttttaagtgacAAGAAAAATGGACTTTTTAAAGTGACTCGCATGTAGGGAAAGCAATCCTAGGATCCTGCAAGTAACTAGGGAAGGAGGCGCCTTGACCCGCATGCAGGAAAGGTGACATAGGGAGGCATCGcgcctcaaaaaaaaaatatagatgaaaaaaataaagttatacaAACCCGCATGTAAGGAAGATGGCCCAAGAAGCAAGTTTGTAAGCAAGGAATTAATTAAGGTGGCTCATGATGAGCCCACATGTAGGGAAGCATCCCAAGAAGCAGCATGCAAGTGGAGGAAAGGTGGCTCATCGACCAACATGTAGGGAAGACCATCAAAAATAATCTTTTATGAGCTTGTAAGCAAGGAAGGCGGCCTAGGGAGGTATAaagccttcaaaaaaaaaaagaagaagaagaagaaaaagtctTACAGGCTTGTACGCGGGGAAGACGATCCAATGAGTCTGCAAATAGGAAAGATTGACTACGTACTCAATAAGCACAGAGAGAGGGCGACaaaaaaataatcttttttttttgtagggaTCGTGCAAGAGCTAACTCGTCCGAATAAACCACATTCATGGAAGGCAACAAGGACCAAGTTATCCAAAAGAGATGATGAGAACCTTTCAGCTCAAGTGTCTAACTAAGAGATGGAATATATTGGAATGGAAGATGATGGGATACAGATTAAGTCGACCCATTAGTCAGTCGGACCGACACTCGGGCTCAGCACCCTGCTCGGGACTCGATCAGTCAACCACAACGATAAAGGAAGGAGTTACATCAAacctgccaaggaccttgtagtccagtggcatcaaacccttccctttatacgggaggtggtgagttcgagcctcagagTAGttctgaacagatactgcattctaatagagttagtagtattcaagaAGGAGTTACATAGCAACTACACAATTATGGAAAGACAATCAAAGTGAACCTAAATTAGTTCCTATCCCTTAAAATTGTTCTATTTACTAAAATCATTTTCCAACCCTATTAATTACCCTACCTCACCATAAATACAGAATTACCATATGTAGATCCCAAATTACCATAAATCTTGTATCCTCCCTACCTGACTACAAAGAAGATAGTGAATTTTGGCTTAGCACGCCTAAAAAGTCATGTGGTTTTTATCTTTTGGTTTCCACTTAATGGTTTTTATCTTTTGGTTTCCACTTAAAAATCTTGTGTCCCTTTATCTTTCTCTCACATCATTTATATTCcatttaattcaaatatctGCACTTTATTTATATGATGGTTGTGTTGGCTCGCCATTTGACTACCCGATGGTCAATAAAACTAACAGAAGATATCTATAAATTAAAGAGAAGTGTAATGTAATGGCGTTAGTGTAGTACGTGTGAACACAATTACATTATATTACATGATACCTTCACATGCAGtccgtatgtatgtatatatgtatttcctaGTAGCATAGCACATCAGCTAATAAATAATAGTGATCAACAACGTAACAAGCAACAGTAGGTATGTAGGAGCTGAGGTATGtgtagtataattaatatatagtaACGTTATGTTATATTGATGCAtgatttgattaatattatatgtcTCGGTTCCTCCTGCACTCTGGTGGCACGGTGGGATAGCGGAGTCGATCGGTACAGTAGTTGTAGACGGTGTATCGGTTACGAACCCAGCGCACACGGCGCCACTCGAAGCGAGTAAGGTCTTGGAAATCCTTTTGGTTCCACCAGTGTTGTTGGGTGTGTGTGGCACAGAATTTATGGTCCACAGTTATAAGGCAGCCGTCGATATTGAAGCCCTTGTAAGCAGCTACGAAGGGTGCTTTGGACCAGTCTGTCTTCTCTAACCCGCCCCTGGTGGCCCAATCATCCGCATTCCACAGGCTGGAGTATATCTTCATAGGTTGATTGAACGGGAATTTAACTCCCAAACGTTTATTGTTCTTGAACACCCTGATTGGTATGTTGTCCACATAAAATCTATACATCCATCCATCAGTAATCTCATctcatctatatattatattaaactaaagtagctagctagctagcgtaataatataaatatataaattaacttACACAATCTGATGCATACTCCACAAGACGGAGTAGGTGTGGAAGTCCTGGGTGGGGTCAAACCACAGATAAATCCTCTGCTCTTTGTTACCCTGGCCACCCGTGTATACATTAGTTTGTAATATGTAGGGCTCCCCAGTTCTGTTCCCCAGGAACTCAAAATCTATTTCGTCGTGCACATTGCTCTGAGAAGACAGCTGCACGCACCCcaggccatatatatatatatatatatatatatatacacgttagCTGCATGCCCTAGCTACTTATATTAATTGTGCTCAATCTACACCGTACTAGCTAGATCAAATTTGTTATGATTTATAGCTAGCTTTTGATGACATAAGTGATAAACACTTGATCTAACAAAGTCAAGGTCACAGATTTAGTCCATGACAAAGGTATAGTTGGTTGGTGCTGGGTAAAGGCGAAGACCAAATCTAGGATTGAGCTATAACTTTTAATTTGGCGTAAATATTAAGCCCTTGATTcatcaaattgaattaattaatatatataattaaacaacatCGTCTATCATATCAGAAATGATATATGGAATTGAAGTGGGCGGCCTGACCTGGCATGGGTATGGTGCTATTGCATTGCATGCATGTActacttataatatatatgtacaccaaataACGTAACTAACTTACATAGAATGCAGTGACAGTGCCGGCAGAATCACCGGGAACCATCTTTATTTGCATAGCAAAGTGACCGAATAAGTAGGACCCCTTGGACTCGAACCCAGTGcctacacacacatatatatgcaaCGTAACGATcaaatcatttaatttttttaaacaaaaaaattaattatattatattggtaGTGCAAGCTTAGCTAGCTAAGATCGGATCAGAGCAAAGTAATgtaatgctatatatatacgtataccAGTACGGTTGTCAAGGTAGAGGTGGATTTCGGAACCAGCGTTGAAGTCCTTGATATGGTCCAAAGCCCAGGTAGGCACATAGTTTTTGGCAAATGGCTCATTCATTGCCTTCCTTGGGGTTGCCCCCATCCCCATGCCTGCGctcataatcatcatcatccctGCTAATATCATTATGTAGTCAAGAAAACAAGAAGAAGAGGATGCCATCTTTAATTTGTCGTCTTAGCTAATTTGAGatactaaataatataaagCACAAATGCAATATTTGCCGCAAGATCGATATGATATCGAAGGTGAGATGTGGGCAGGtagagctagctagctagcttagcttaATTAAACCTGCCTAGCTAGCTGCACACAATGCATATATGCAGTTATTGGCACTCCcttagctttatatatataggatttggaaGTATCATATCATCCtatcctagctagctagctagctactaATCATATCGTATTATATCCTCATCATCGCCAATTAAGCCGGCCGGCCTGGCAGGCAAcagaaaccaaattaaaattactactttaattgtaattaagtcctaattaattaattaaggtagCACTCTTTCCTAAATCCCATCTCTCCGcccatttttattttcctaAATGGGGAACCAGCTGTGCCGCACGTGCACAAAGGAAATCGGATACATACATGAGCACGATATGATATGATAATGCCTGCCTCACCTGGATCGGATCGGaggattatattaattatttataatgcaTTGCATGCAGCGAAATTAATGCTAAAGTGATGAGTTGCATTACAATTAATGTTGCTCATTAAGCTAGGATTCAATTCCACAGGTAGCTAACGGCACTAGCAAACAACTACTATACTTTTAGTTTTGATTTACaagtgacggtaataatgtgtttaccggtatattatttgagtatttgaatgtttgaatacagtattgagcgtagtgctacaagtgagttcagtatgtattgtctaagtttaagtgtcgtgtctcactacgtggttgtgagtctttttattcctttcagctcagtaacggaacATTAATGAGGAATTGAACGttagttgaacgttggacatcaatgcttgaggagttgaaagttgggcatcaatgcctgAGGAactgaatgctgaggagctgaacgtttgGTCATCAATACTGAGGAGAGCTGAACGTTGGTTATCAATGcttgaggagttggaccgttgcgcattgatgctgaggagtgaggtgtcttgggtagtttgaacggcaactgtcttggtcatgataatggttccgggtcggatacccaattaccctgtcaataAGATATCTCGTAACTACTACTCAATGGTTTGCTCTAGATGAAATCCGTAAATGATCATGCAAGCTAGTATTGAAAATAGTTAACAAACTTAACACAAGAAAATCAATGAATAACTCTCATGCTTCATGATTACGGAATCAATTGTCCAATTAACTTAATTGAAATTGTTTCATCTCATATGCGTTCAACCTCATATGAGtaacttaattaattgatcCATCATAATTTGTATTGTATTGTTATCTCCAGGCTCCAGCCATGCATGTATAACATTAGCTACTACGTACTCATTTAAGTAATACAAAGAGCCAAATAAGAAACAATAAAGGTGATAATGATTTGCCAGCAGTAATCATCAGCTAACTTGGTTCTTGggagtaataaattaataagcCTGCATGCATATATGGTCAACTAGTATATTATACGCCCGCACAAGCTTATTCAATGGTTTAGTAAGCAAGAGAAGAGACCAAGATTAAAAACTcgataataatagtataaaaattatgttcaaAGTAGATAGGTCCTTTGTGTGCACTCACATTTGATCATATCTATTAAACCACTGAGTTATTGTAGTTTACCTCCTCCAACATACTCTTTGGAGGCAGGACAACCTAGGGAGAAGAACTTGTATATTATGCACTATAATTGCACTTCTTTAATGAGTTACGTTGATTGTAGTATAGATGGGATCGGCCATCGAGGCAGTTCAAATACAACCCGCTGAAGCTGGTTGCAGTTCATGCTAAGGCGGGCTTTAATTGATTGCCtgcatcatataataatttttttttaaagaactttattttttaataattttgttttaaatatttattattttcaaattcattttaatatatgaCAGTAGTTACAACTTACATTTTCATTTCAACCTAATTTCTAAACTCAATCTCCaacaaatttaatattatatttgataaacatattttttcttcttttcttattttctatcttattaatatatatatattgttgagaCTTATTAATCCCAACCCAATATGTCTAGGTTAAACTCCATGGAAGATTATTAATTAGCATAAGATATTAGATGGGTTAATGTTGATGAACAGGttagatatgtatatatagtatgtcCTAAGAATCAATATTTAATGTCTTTGGACGTTGTTTTtgtcacaaataataataata
This portion of the Ipomoea triloba cultivar NCNSP0323 chromosome 5, ASM357664v1 genome encodes:
- the LOC116020807 gene encoding probable xyloglucan endotransglucosylase/hydrolase protein B; its protein translation is MASSSSCFLDYIMILAGMMMIMSAGMGMGATPRKAMNEPFAKNYVPTWALDHIKDFNAGSEIHLYLDNRTGTGFESKGSYLFGHFAMQIKMVPGDSAGTVTAFYLSSQSNVHDEIDFEFLGNRTGEPYILQTNVYTGGQGNKEQRIYLWFDPTQDFHTYSVLWSMHQIVFYVDNIPIRVFKNNKRLGVKFPFNQPMKIYSSLWNADDWATRGGLEKTDWSKAPFVAAYKGFNIDGCLITVDHKFCATHTQQHWWNQKDFQDLTRFEWRRVRWVRNRYTVYNYCTDRLRYPTVPPECRRNRDI